From the Vibrio metoecus genome, one window contains:
- the ihfA gene encoding integration host factor subunit alpha, with protein sequence MALTKAELAEALFEKLGMSKRDAKDTVEVFFEEIRKALESGEQVKLSGFGNFDLRDKNQRPGRNPKTGEDIPITARRVVTFRPGQKLKARVENIKVEK encoded by the coding sequence ATGGCGCTCACAAAGGCCGAATTGGCTGAAGCCCTGTTCGAAAAGCTCGGCATGAGCAAGCGGGATGCCAAGGATACGGTTGAAGTGTTTTTTGAAGAAATTCGCAAAGCACTCGAAAGTGGCGAACAGGTAAAACTCTCTGGTTTTGGTAATTTTGACCTACGAGATAAGAATCAACGTCCGGGTCGAAACCCCAAAACGGGTGAGGATATTCCTATTACCGCTCGACGTGTCGTAACGTTCCGCCCAGGGCAAAAATTGAAAGCCCGAGTCGAGAACATCAAAGTCGAAAAATAA
- a CDS encoding thiopurine S-methyltransferase, translating to MRDPEFWHNKWAANQIGFHLKDVNPLLIRFWSETAPKRDDKVLVPLCGKSEDLIWLANQHDSVQGVELSQIAVRSFFAEHFYTPTVTRLNAQHELYQFDELAIFSGDFFTAPVESVDLVYDRAALVALPEEMRADYAQRLLQLLKPGGRILLVSMDYVQTELPGPPFSVPEAEIRTLFMGCEVRRVYQDTSIDPHLNKRTQVGLSRFAEEVWVIEKGE from the coding sequence ATGCGAGACCCTGAATTCTGGCATAACAAATGGGCAGCAAATCAGATTGGTTTTCATCTGAAAGATGTGAATCCGTTGCTGATTCGGTTTTGGTCTGAAACAGCACCTAAACGTGATGATAAAGTGCTAGTGCCTTTATGCGGGAAGAGTGAAGATCTCATCTGGCTTGCTAATCAGCATGACAGTGTGCAAGGGGTTGAACTGAGTCAAATCGCGGTACGTTCCTTCTTTGCAGAGCATTTTTATACCCCGACGGTGACGCGACTCAATGCGCAACATGAGTTGTATCAGTTTGATGAGCTGGCTATTTTTTCCGGCGATTTCTTTACAGCTCCTGTTGAATCAGTGGATTTGGTTTATGATCGTGCAGCCTTGGTAGCCTTACCGGAAGAGATGCGCGCAGACTATGCTCAGCGTTTACTACAACTGCTTAAACCAGGTGGACGAATTTTGCTGGTCAGCATGGACTATGTGCAAACTGAGCTGCCGGGACCACCGTTCTCAGTGCCTGAAGCGGAAATTCGCACCTTGTTTATGGGTTGTGAGGTGCGCAGAGTTTACCAAGATACGAGCATAGATCCGCATTTGAATAAGCGCACACAAGTGGGCTTAAGCCGGTTTGCCGAAGAAGTTTGGGTGATTGAAAAAGGCGAGTGA
- a CDS encoding phosphoribosylglycinamide formyltransferase, with protein sequence MSLLLRTTALMLLLLSRAPVMAAVPLISSSTEDNREESRQNEVSSKLFRHSLSGLYGISSQNYPVTQPYQDFDVLYSKAHQAQIELETLCKSTALLTDTQAYFAGAKSHQRALEKVALELDGQAERITDLARATIVAHDVASLVTAYETLNREATIVKVKNRFKNPAESGYRDLNVLVQLPKTKIIAEVQFHLAAIAEVKSGAEHQLYEQIQNIERTARQEQRGLTEWEQAQIAKIRSTSRDLYQQAWQPYITTHIQAA encoded by the coding sequence ATGAGTCTATTGCTACGTACCACAGCATTGATGCTATTGCTGTTAAGCCGTGCTCCAGTTATGGCGGCCGTTCCATTAATCTCAAGCTCAACGGAAGATAATCGAGAAGAGTCTCGACAAAATGAAGTCAGCTCTAAGCTATTTCGTCACAGCTTAAGTGGTTTGTACGGCATCTCTAGCCAGAATTATCCCGTCACCCAGCCTTACCAAGATTTTGATGTGCTGTACAGTAAAGCACACCAAGCCCAGATCGAATTAGAAACCTTGTGTAAGAGCACTGCCCTACTTACGGATACTCAAGCGTATTTCGCCGGAGCCAAATCTCACCAACGTGCATTAGAAAAAGTTGCGTTGGAGCTGGATGGACAAGCGGAACGTATTACGGATTTAGCGCGCGCGACGATCGTTGCCCATGATGTGGCGAGCCTTGTGACCGCTTACGAAACCTTGAACCGAGAAGCAACCATTGTAAAAGTGAAGAACCGCTTTAAGAATCCAGCAGAGTCGGGGTATCGCGATCTCAACGTTTTGGTGCAACTGCCTAAAACCAAAATTATCGCCGAAGTTCAATTTCATTTAGCCGCGATTGCTGAAGTCAAAAGTGGTGCTGAGCATCAGCTGTATGAGCAAATACAAAATATTGAGCGAACCGCTCGCCAAGAGCAGCGTGGTTTAACTGAATGGGAACAGGCTCAAATTGCCAAGATACGCTCAACGTCACGAGATCTCTACCAACAAGCTTGGCAGCCTTACATCACAACTCACATCCAAGCCGCTTAA